A single genomic interval of Rhinopithecus roxellana isolate Shanxi Qingling chromosome 11, ASM756505v1, whole genome shotgun sequence harbors:
- the BCCIP gene encoding BRCA2 and CDKN1A-interacting protein isoform X3, with product MASRFKRRAVESGVPQPPDPLVQRDDEEEDKVVDEDEGDDDSDEEGDEEDHVIDEEVNIEFEAYSLSDNDYDGIKKLLQQLFLKAPVNTAELTDLLIQQNHIGSVIKQTDVSEDSDDDMDEDEVFGFISLLNLTERKGTQCAEQIQELILSFCEKNCEKSMVEKLDKFLNDTTKPVGLLLSERFINIPPQIALPMYQQLQKELAEAHRTNKPCGKCYFYLLISKTFVEAGKNNSKKKLSNRKKTALMFANAEEEFFYEKAILKFNYSVQEESDTCLGGKWSFDDVPMTPLRTVMLIPGDKMNEIMDKLKEYLSI from the exons ATGGCGTCGAGGTTTAAGCGGAGGGCCGTGGAAAGTGGGGTTCCGCAGCCGCCGGACCCCTTAGTCCAGCGCGACGACGAAGAGGAAGATAAAGTCGTGGATGAGGACGAAGGCGATGACGACAGTGACGAGGAAGGGGATGAAGAGGACCACGTCATTGACGAG GAAGTGAATATTGAATTTGAAGCTTATTCCCTATCAGATAATGATTATGACGGAATTAAGAAATTACTGCAGCAG cTTTTTCTAAAGGCTCCTGTGAACACTGCAGAACTAACAGATCTCTTAATTCAACAGAACCATATTGGGAGTGTGATTAAG caaacGGATGTTTCAGAAGACAGCGATGATGATATGGATGAAGATGAAGTTTTTGGTTTCATAAGCCTTTTAAATTTAACTGAAAGAAAG GGTACCCAGTGTGCTGAACAAATTCAAGAGTTGATTCTCAGCTTCTGTGAGAAGAATTGTGAAAAGAGCATGGTTGAAAAGCTGGACAAGTTTTTAAATGACACCACCAAGCCTGTGGGCCTTCTCCTAAGTGAAAGATTCATTAATATCCCTCCACAGATCGCTCTGCCCATGTACCAGCAGCTTCA GAAAGAACTGGCGGAGGCACACAGAACCAATAAGCCATGTGGGAAGTGCTACTTTTACCTTCTGATTAGTAAGACATTTGTGGAAGCAGgaaaaaacaattccaaaaagaaacttagcaacagaaagaaaactgcGTTAATGTTTGCAAATGCAGAGGAAGAATTTTTCTATGAG AAGGCAATTCTGAAGTTCAACTACTCAGTGCAGGAGGAGAGCGACACTTGTCTGGGAGGCAAATGGTCTTTTGATGACGTACCAATGACGCCCTTGCGAACTGTGATGTTAATTCCAGGCGACAAGATGAACGAAATCATGGATAAACTGAAAGAATATCTATCTATTTAA